In Anaerolineales bacterium, a genomic segment contains:
- a CDS encoding sugar ABC transporter permease encodes MTIRTPRRREISLRSREALHGYAFILIWLVGFALFTFLPLVETFRYSQNRVTVTATSITLDFVEWANYTRGLFTDPTFVELLIGYTIETVVSVPIVLIFAMLIAMFLNLKFRFKGLFRTIFFLPIVITSGPVIKELTEQGAASAPGIANTPAVIAFLEQLPQALRNPVEYLLTSFILILWFSGVQILIYLASLQKVDRSIYEAAAIDGASGWEIFWKVTLPSLSMATVVNAIYTIITLSHFSENKVIQYVYARTYDIHGGIGYASALAFIYFGVMVVLLGLVYWVLMNWARKGAR; translated from the coding sequence ATGACGATTCGCACGCCCCGTCGCCGTGAGATCAGCCTCCGCAGCCGGGAAGCCCTGCACGGGTACGCCTTTATCCTAATCTGGCTTGTAGGCTTTGCGCTGTTCACCTTTTTGCCGCTTGTAGAAACCTTTCGTTACAGCCAAAATCGCGTCACGGTGACTGCCACCAGCATCACGTTGGATTTTGTTGAGTGGGCAAACTATACACGGGGCTTATTCACCGATCCCACCTTTGTCGAGCTGCTAATCGGGTACACCATCGAAACCGTCGTCTCCGTGCCGATTGTGTTGATCTTTGCCATGTTGATTGCGATGTTCCTGAACCTTAAGTTCCGATTCAAAGGACTCTTTCGCACCATCTTTTTCCTGCCCATCGTCATTACCAGTGGACCGGTGATCAAAGAACTGACTGAGCAAGGGGCTGCTTCTGCGCCGGGCATTGCCAACACCCCGGCGGTAATCGCCTTTTTGGAGCAGCTTCCACAAGCATTGCGCAATCCCGTAGAGTACTTGCTCACCTCGTTCATCCTCATCCTGTGGTTTTCGGGGGTGCAAATCCTGATCTATCTTGCCAGTTTACAGAAAGTGGATCGGAGCATCTACGAGGCAGCAGCAATCGATGGCGCTTCGGGTTGGGAAATCTTCTGGAAGGTCACCTTGCCTTCGCTCTCGATGGCAACGGTGGTCAACGCCATTTACACGATCATCACCCTCTCTCATTTTTCGGAAAACAAAGTGATTCAGTATGTTTATGCTCGGACATACGACATTCACGGGGGAATCGGCTATGCCAGTGCGCTGGCGTTCATCTACTTTGGGGTGATGGTTGTCCTTCTGGGGCTTGTTTATTGGGTCCTCATGAATTGGGCAAGGAAGGGGGCAAGGTGA
- a CDS encoding YIP1 family protein, producing the protein MRTYQMKRRLIWLGLLLLIGWLALNSQARAISPYTTWAIGPGGAFIPTQDAYTPLQEIDLPVSSPEEMYYAPDGFLYIADTGNGRILKIDTTFQVVAELGKALVQTPTGVFVDESGMIYIADAGKNTIVILDQRGTLVKEFGRPSEPLFGANRDFLPRKIAVDVRKNLYIVSEGSVDGLVMMNTDGHFIGYFGSNSAEMSLKMIVQRLFLTKEQLDQFVKNEAASPSNVTIDDQSLVYTITGGTEPNRSIRKFTVSGKNVMKDHIGSRTFRDIHTSDSGLLLAIDGRGHIYEYTLNGTLLFRFGAEDRGEQRLGMLRYPTAIERVGDDLYVLDKDKNAIITFRTTDFAKIVHDGVQLYMNGFYQEAKPYFEQVLKYNGLFIMAYQAIADAYYKEGDYTNALQNYRYAEDRNGYSETFWELRNAVLQRSLGDALLLFLGAWIVLSLFNRLEQRRHWLDPLRQGIRRAQKIRLVDDFAFMFRFIRQPADSFYYIKHNLRGSLVFAFILYAWVLAMRVVTIYVTGFIFSPYSTAWQIQVESEIISTLLMIIIWNAANYLVATISDGEGRLRHVIIGSAYSLFPYALFALPIALLSNLLTLNEVFIVAFSTQLMWLWTILMLIIMVKEIHNYSVSETVRNILITLFTMGIFLLTGYILYVLFNQLFEFIQAIIQEVGLRG; encoded by the coding sequence ATGAGAACATACCAGATGAAAAGACGCCTGATTTGGTTAGGTCTGCTCCTCCTCATTGGGTGGTTAGCGCTCAACAGCCAAGCCCGTGCGATTTCACCCTATACCACATGGGCAATTGGACCCGGCGGTGCATTCATCCCCACCCAAGACGCTTACACGCCGCTCCAAGAGATCGATCTACCCGTCTCTAGTCCAGAGGAGATGTACTACGCTCCAGATGGTTTTTTGTATATTGCCGATACCGGTAATGGACGCATCCTCAAAATTGACACCACCTTTCAGGTGGTGGCGGAATTAGGCAAAGCGTTGGTGCAAACTCCTACGGGGGTGTTCGTCGACGAAAGCGGCATGATCTACATTGCTGATGCGGGCAAAAATACAATCGTGATCCTTGACCAGAGGGGAACCTTGGTAAAGGAGTTCGGACGCCCCTCAGAGCCACTCTTTGGCGCAAATCGTGACTTCCTGCCGCGCAAGATCGCCGTTGATGTGCGCAAGAATCTTTATATTGTCAGTGAAGGCTCAGTGGATGGGCTGGTAATGATGAACACCGATGGGCATTTCATCGGTTATTTTGGCTCCAATTCGGCGGAAATGTCCTTAAAGATGATCGTGCAGCGGCTTTTCCTAACCAAAGAGCAGCTTGATCAGTTTGTCAAGAATGAAGCCGCCTCCCCTTCCAACGTGACCATTGATGACCAGTCGCTGGTGTATACCATCACGGGAGGAACAGAACCCAATAGGAGCATTCGCAAATTCACTGTCTCTGGCAAGAACGTGATGAAAGACCACATCGGGTCTCGAACCTTTCGGGACATTCACACAAGCGACAGCGGTCTACTTTTGGCGATAGATGGACGTGGACATATCTATGAATATACCCTGAATGGGACTCTCTTGTTCCGCTTTGGCGCAGAGGATAGGGGGGAGCAGCGCTTAGGCATGTTGCGTTATCCCACCGCCATTGAACGCGTGGGGGATGACCTCTACGTGCTGGACAAAGATAAGAACGCGATTATCACCTTCCGCACCACTGATTTTGCCAAAATCGTCCATGATGGGGTGCAACTCTATATGAACGGCTTCTACCAAGAGGCAAAGCCCTATTTTGAGCAGGTGTTAAAGTACAATGGGCTGTTCATTATGGCGTATCAAGCTATCGCCGACGCCTACTACAAGGAAGGCGACTATACCAACGCCTTACAGAATTACCGCTATGCCGAAGATCGCAACGGCTATTCTGAGACCTTTTGGGAACTGCGCAACGCTGTATTACAGCGCTCATTGGGCGATGCCCTACTACTTTTTTTAGGGGCGTGGATCGTCTTAAGCCTTTTCAATCGTTTGGAGCAGCGCCGCCACTGGCTAGACCCACTACGACAGGGCATCCGCCGCGCCCAGAAAATTCGTTTGGTCGATGATTTTGCCTTTATGTTCCGCTTTATCCGGCAGCCCGCCGATAGTTTCTACTACATCAAGCACAATCTCCGGGGCAGCCTTGTCTTTGCCTTCATCCTCTATGCTTGGGTACTGGCGATGCGGGTTGTCACCATTTATGTGACCGGGTTCATCTTCAGCCCGTATTCCACCGCCTGGCAAATTCAAGTAGAGTCAGAAATCATTTCCACCCTCTTGATGATCATCATCTGGAATGCCGCAAACTATTTGGTTGCCACTATCAGCGATGGGGAAGGGCGTCTGCGCCATGTGATTATCGGTAGCGCTTATAGCCTCTTTCCTTACGCCTTGTTTGCCCTGCCAATCGCTCTCCTCTCCAACCTATTGACGCTCAATGAGGTCTTTATCGTCGCCTTCTCCACCCAACTCATGTGGTTGTGGACGATCCTCATGCTGATCATTATGGTCAAGGAGATTCACAATTACTCGGTTTCAGAAACAGTGCGGAATATCCTGATCACTCTATTTACGATGGGGATATTCCTTCTGACTGGCTACATCCTCTATGTGTTGTTTAATCAATTGTTTGAGTTCATCCAAGCAATCATTCAGGAGGTCGGTCTACGTGGCTAA
- a CDS encoding carbohydrate ABC transporter permease, translating to MSRNRVRRLSGLRNRGVNPQGFHVSQIKFYALLMPLAIFMLLPIIFVISNAFKPPDELFAYPPRFFVVNPTLKNFSDLFSKMSTSGIPVSRYLFNSILITLVTVAASIMVSSMAAYALSKKRFKLKKTLFAVNNIALMFVPIAVTIPRFLVIERLSLLDSFWVHILPVLAMPVGLFLLKQFIDGIPDEVIEAAQIDGASDWRIYWRIILPLIQPALATIAILTFHAAWNNADTSSLYLNNETLRTFAFYLSTLTTTTAGANAVAGQGIAAAAGLIMFLPNLLIFIVLQNQVMNTMSHSGLK from the coding sequence ATGAGCAGAAACAGGGTTCGTCGGCTTTCAGGGTTACGCAACCGCGGCGTTAATCCACAGGGCTTCCATGTCAGCCAGATCAAGTTTTATGCGCTGTTGATGCCGCTGGCAATCTTCATGCTGCTGCCCATCATTTTTGTGATCTCCAACGCCTTCAAACCGCCGGATGAATTGTTCGCCTATCCGCCGCGCTTTTTTGTGGTCAATCCCACGCTCAAGAATTTCTCTGACTTGTTCTCGAAAATGTCCACATCGGGCATTCCTGTAAGCCGCTACCTATTTAACAGCATCCTAATCACCCTTGTCACGGTGGCTGCCTCAATCATGGTCTCCAGCATGGCAGCCTATGCGCTTTCCAAAAAGCGCTTTAAGCTGAAGAAAACCCTCTTTGCCGTGAACAACATCGCGCTGATGTTTGTCCCCATCGCTGTAACCATCCCCCGCTTTTTGGTGATCGAACGGTTAAGCCTGCTCGATTCCTTCTGGGTGCATATTCTGCCGGTGTTGGCAATGCCAGTGGGTTTGTTCCTGCTTAAGCAGTTCATCGACGGCATCCCCGATGAGGTCATTGAGGCGGCTCAGATCGATGGCGCTTCAGATTGGCGCATCTACTGGCGTATCATCCTACCTCTGATTCAACCCGCCCTCGCCACCATCGCCATCCTCACCTTTCATGCGGCGTGGAATAATGCCGACACATCCTCGCTTTACCTAAACAACGAGACCTTGAGGACATTTGCCTTTTACCTCAGCACCCTAACCACTACCACAGCCGGCGCCAACGCCGTTGCCGGGCAAGGTATCGCGGCGGCGGCAGGGCTGATTATGTTTCTACCCAATTTGCTGATTTTCATCGTCCTCCAAAATCAAGTGATGAACACCATGTCGCATTCGGGGTTGAAGTGA
- a CDS encoding sugar ABC transporter permease — protein sequence MQTKNPFRKWLQKEGSAYAFLSIYGVLFIIFIVVPVVAAVILSFTFFDTIQPPQFIGLRNYISLITQDDTFMKYVLPNTIQFAVIVGPGGYALAFMLAWVLAQLPKFPRTIFALILYSPSMTAGVAMAVVWKTLFSGDQTGYLNSFLLSLRLIQEPIQWLQSPQYLMTIMIVVTLWSSMGIGFLAMLAGILEINPELYEAAAIDGLKSRWQEIFFITIPSMKPQMLFGAVMAIVGTFQAGAIGVTLSGSNPTPRYAGQLIVNHIEDYGFLRYEMGYAAAVSVALLLMVLFFTRVSNRLFGSEA from the coding sequence ATGCAAACTAAAAATCCTTTCCGAAAGTGGCTACAAAAGGAAGGCAGTGCCTATGCCTTCCTCTCAATCTATGGGGTGTTGTTCATTATCTTCATCGTTGTCCCTGTGGTAGCGGCAGTGATACTCTCGTTTACTTTTTTTGATACCATCCAACCACCACAGTTCATCGGGCTGCGTAACTACATCTCCCTGATCACACAGGACGATACGTTTATGAAGTATGTCCTGCCTAACACCATCCAGTTTGCCGTGATTGTCGGACCGGGTGGGTATGCCCTTGCCTTCATGTTGGCGTGGGTGCTGGCGCAGCTTCCTAAGTTCCCCCGAACAATCTTCGCCCTGATCTTGTACTCCCCCTCAATGACTGCCGGAGTCGCCATGGCTGTTGTCTGGAAGACTCTTTTCAGTGGCGATCAGACGGGTTACCTGAATAGTTTCCTACTTAGCTTGCGTCTCATTCAAGAGCCAATTCAATGGCTGCAATCGCCCCAATACCTCATGACCATCATGATCGTGGTCACCCTATGGAGCAGCATGGGGATCGGCTTTTTGGCGATGTTGGCGGGCATCCTCGAAATAAACCCCGAACTTTACGAAGCGGCAGCCATTGACGGGCTAAAAAGTCGCTGGCAGGAGATATTTTTCATCACCATCCCCTCGATGAAGCCTCAGATGCTTTTTGGGGCGGTAATGGCTATTGTAGGGACGTTCCAAGCCGGTGCAATTGGAGTCACCCTCTCCGGCAGCAACCCTACCCCGCGCTACGCCGGGCAGTTGATTGTCAACCACATTGAAGACTACGGCTTTTTGCGCTACGAGATGGGCTATGCGGCGGCGGTCTCGGTGGCTCTGCTGTTGATGGTACTTTTTTTTACCCGCGTTTCTAACCGCTTGTTTGGCAGCGAGGCGTAA
- a CDS encoding extracellular solute-binding protein, which yields MPSKLAISFRSAFSLLILLTVSLSAACAPPPTTPERVVNPTLPPTLAPPRQPVIEVHAESYGLPLIQDDISTQYAQASVLLQPGDTVQVEITIALEGEFTFSFDSAAADSRLERPEGQLQVDGAFPLSAFQRILFPVFYRNRESVFPKDRYGNDALIQQVRDVRWSKAFVWDVNFSHPYPLRVKLSAGKHLLNFTLSQGALYLGSMYVEEFSPYPDYTQYSAEHRAPETSGVMLILEAETPTYKNDTSVRPASDRNLTVTPYDTYRLLLNTLGGESWIKSGSAVYYTFSVPEDGLYTFTLRALQNTRSNFTVFRRISINGKVPFAQFNTVPFVSSIDWLDVTLGEDAQTPYNVFLRKGQNVLGVEVTNAPYLPAIETIQKALLDINTLSLEIKKLTGNQRDPYKEWILVNYIPDIQTRLMTIAQNLIDDKDILLAINQSSGSTEILSYQMAIDNLLFLAADPDKIPIYMGRLSEGTGSAAQLLGSLLPLLQNQPLALDKIYIHSPTNVPQTPGVPFTTSLGDGIKRFVHSFEPDPYQSLSAEANELEVWVNRPRQYVDLLQLMSDETFTPQTGIRVKFSIMPNESKLVLANAANIQPDIALGVSTNIPYELAIRNTLYDLRTFADFGSFIRIYSPGALLSYIINDSVYAIPETQDFWVTYYRKDILNSLRLPVPHTWNDVIEILPELQRYGMNFNTPLSSGGGQKDYLFTSPYLFNFGAKLYSEDGFSTGLQSEEAVAAVKFMADSFTLYGMPLTTSSFYESFRYGTLPIGVSNVETYIKLMTAAPEIGGMWGIDLYPATVLGDGTQNRYATGSAQTSLMFKNTDKPQEGWQFLKWWMSTETQSEFQERLMLNYGREYLWNSANLEAFSRLDIPQEHKTVILEQWRWLQEPVRLPGSYMQERELSNVWNRIVFDGINPRVAIDRAVIIINREITRKMEEFGYLKDGQRVKEFTIPTIERVVEWMENAN from the coding sequence ATGCCCTCGAAATTAGCGATTTCTTTTAGGTCGGCTTTTTCTTTGTTGATACTCCTTACCGTTAGCCTATCTGCGGCGTGTGCGCCACCGCCCACCACGCCAGAGCGGGTTGTGAATCCAACTCTCCCGCCGACTTTAGCCCCCCCTCGTCAGCCCGTGATCGAAGTCCACGCCGAATCATATGGACTGCCCCTTATCCAAGATGATATTTCTACCCAATATGCCCAAGCCAGTGTCCTCCTTCAACCCGGAGATACCGTTCAGGTTGAGATTACGATTGCGCTTGAAGGGGAATTTACGTTCAGTTTTGATAGTGCGGCTGCGGACTCTCGGCTAGAGCGTCCTGAAGGGCAGCTACAGGTGGATGGGGCATTCCCCCTCAGCGCCTTTCAGCGTATCCTTTTCCCAGTTTTTTACCGCAATCGGGAGAGCGTCTTTCCCAAAGACCGCTACGGCAATGATGCCCTCATTCAGCAGGTGCGTGATGTGCGCTGGAGCAAAGCCTTTGTTTGGGATGTGAACTTTAGCCACCCCTATCCCCTTCGGGTGAAGCTCTCCGCAGGGAAACACCTTCTTAATTTCACCCTAAGCCAAGGGGCTTTGTATCTGGGCAGCATGTATGTGGAGGAATTCTCCCCTTACCCGGACTATACCCAGTATAGCGCTGAACACCGCGCACCCGAAACAAGCGGCGTCATGCTCATCTTGGAGGCTGAGACACCCACCTATAAAAACGATACCTCGGTGCGCCCAGCGAGTGATCGCAACCTCACGGTGACTCCCTATGATACGTATCGCTTGCTCCTAAACACCCTTGGCGGGGAAAGCTGGATAAAAAGCGGCAGTGCGGTGTATTACACCTTCAGCGTACCCGAAGATGGGCTGTATACCTTCACCTTGCGTGCCTTGCAAAATACCCGCAGCAACTTCACGGTGTTTCGCCGCATCAGCATCAACGGCAAAGTACCCTTTGCGCAGTTCAACACAGTCCCCTTTGTGTCCTCAATCGATTGGCTGGATGTGACCCTCGGTGAGGATGCCCAGACGCCCTACAACGTTTTCCTTCGCAAGGGGCAGAATGTGTTGGGTGTGGAAGTCACCAACGCCCCCTACTTACCCGCTATTGAGACGATTCAGAAGGCGCTCTTGGACATCAACACGCTGTCCTTGGAGATCAAAAAGCTGACGGGGAATCAGCGCGACCCCTATAAAGAATGGATACTGGTCAACTACATCCCCGATATTCAGACCCGCTTAATGACCATTGCCCAAAACCTGATTGACGACAAGGACATCCTGCTGGCGATTAATCAGAGCAGCGGCTCGACAGAAATTCTGAGTTACCAAATGGCGATTGATAATCTGCTGTTCCTTGCCGCAGACCCTGATAAGATTCCAATCTACATGGGGCGGCTCTCAGAGGGTACAGGATCAGCAGCGCAACTTCTGGGATCCCTTCTGCCGCTGCTTCAGAATCAACCGCTGGCGCTTGATAAAATCTATATTCACTCCCCCACAAACGTGCCACAGACTCCCGGTGTGCCGTTCACTACCAGCCTCGGTGATGGAATCAAACGCTTTGTTCACTCCTTTGAACCAGACCCTTACCAATCATTGAGCGCCGAGGCGAACGAACTAGAGGTGTGGGTTAACCGTCCCCGTCAGTACGTAGACTTGCTTCAACTGATGTCTGACGAGACTTTCACACCCCAAACCGGTATTCGCGTCAAGTTCTCAATCATGCCCAATGAGTCCAAACTGGTGCTGGCAAACGCTGCCAACATTCAACCGGATATTGCCTTAGGGGTCAGCACGAATATCCCCTATGAGCTTGCCATTCGGAACACCTTGTATGATCTGCGTACCTTCGCTGATTTTGGCTCTTTCATCCGCATCTATTCACCCGGCGCGCTCCTGAGCTACATCATCAATGATTCGGTCTACGCTATCCCAGAGACACAGGACTTTTGGGTGACTTATTACCGGAAGGACATCCTCAACTCACTGCGGTTGCCCGTGCCTCACACATGGAACGATGTGATCGAGATACTGCCCGAATTGCAGCGCTACGGGATGAACTTCAATACCCCGCTGTCTAGTGGTGGCGGGCAAAAAGACTATCTTTTCACCTCGCCCTATCTGTTTAATTTTGGCGCCAAACTTTACAGCGAAGATGGGTTTTCTACAGGTCTGCAAAGTGAAGAAGCCGTTGCCGCTGTCAAATTTATGGCTGATAGTTTCACCCTTTATGGAATGCCCCTCACCACATCGAGTTTTTATGAGAGCTTTCGCTATGGCACGCTGCCCATTGGGGTTTCCAACGTTGAGACCTATATTAAGCTCATGACTGCCGCCCCAGAGATTGGGGGGATGTGGGGCATTGATCTCTACCCAGCGACAGTTTTAGGCGATGGAACTCAGAACCGCTATGCCACCGGTTCTGCCCAGACCAGCCTCATGTTCAAAAACACCGATAAGCCTCAGGAAGGCTGGCAGTTTCTCAAGTGGTGGATGTCCACCGAAACACAATCGGAATTTCAGGAACGGCTGATGCTTAACTATGGGCGGGAGTATTTATGGAATTCCGCCAACCTTGAGGCATTCAGCCGTCTGGATATTCCCCAAGAGCATAAAACCGTCATTCTTGAACAATGGCGCTGGCTGCAAGAACCGGTGCGCTTGCCGGGAAGTTACATGCAGGAGCGGGAGTTGAGCAATGTATGGAATCGTATTGTGTTTGACGGAATCAACCCACGTGTAGCCATTGACCGCGCTGTAATCATCATCAACCGCGAGATCACCCGAAAAATGGAGGAATTCGGCTACCTCAAAGACGGTCAGCGGGTGAAGGAGTTCACGATTCCCACTATTGAGCGGGTGGTGGAATGGATGGAAAATGCAAACTAA
- a CDS encoding extracellular solute-binding protein, with the protein MKSLGKFLTLAIVMVLAVNLIAVVKPANAKVSLRYANWNVGTAEENNLQRQLVAAYMEAHPDVVVEFVDMSGEGRWDEKLTNYAAKGQLPDVFMADNMPYYVKNGWAADLSDMVKDDPDWADVPEVLKGAVSYSGMTLGLPAAQFVMGYFVNKDLFDAANLDAPEYGVSVEDFLVAVTALTDVSKGKLGLDEMEFILGWYPSTQNSDLKWFSFDGTHLNYNSTAFKGAIAKATELKFHTWQGLNDDQKKGFKSTGPWELFLNQESGVRWDGGWAIPDYAKKATFDWDFVGIPGGNQAMVTDILVVSKTAADAAAAYDFAKWMTFSQEGYAKEAALAKDAGGVPTRMPVSVNAETIDLYLSFAGEKAGLRMALERLDNSLIEALAKIVPGYINARWEGKPGIDIGSDKDVNMWYMFANSSAGTYKYEDYSAKLEEFANKILDDAKAELSK; encoded by the coding sequence ATGAAATCGCTCGGCAAATTTTTAACCCTTGCCATCGTTATGGTGCTGGCAGTCAACTTGATTGCCGTTGTCAAGCCTGCCAATGCCAAAGTCAGCCTGCGCTATGCCAATTGGAATGTTGGCACGGCTGAGGAGAACAACCTTCAGCGCCAGTTGGTTGCCGCTTATATGGAAGCGCATCCTGATGTCGTGGTTGAATTTGTGGATATGTCTGGGGAGGGTCGTTGGGACGAAAAACTGACTAATTATGCCGCCAAAGGGCAGCTTCCCGATGTGTTCATGGCAGACAACATGCCCTATTATGTCAAAAACGGCTGGGCGGCTGATCTCAGTGACATGGTGAAAGATGATCCTGATTGGGCAGACGTGCCGGAAGTTCTGAAGGGTGCGGTCTCTTATTCTGGGATGACATTGGGGCTGCCTGCCGCGCAGTTTGTGATGGGCTACTTTGTCAACAAAGACCTCTTTGATGCCGCCAACCTTGATGCGCCTGAATATGGTGTTTCGGTTGAGGACTTCCTTGTTGCGGTAACTGCTCTGACCGATGTCTCAAAGGGTAAATTAGGTCTGGATGAGATGGAATTCATCCTTGGCTGGTACCCCAGCACCCAAAACAGTGACCTGAAGTGGTTCAGCTTTGATGGGACACACCTGAATTACAACTCCACCGCGTTCAAGGGGGCAATCGCTAAAGCCACCGAACTGAAGTTCCACACCTGGCAGGGTCTCAATGATGATCAGAAGAAGGGATTCAAATCCACCGGTCCATGGGAACTGTTCCTGAATCAAGAATCAGGGGTACGCTGGGATGGTGGTTGGGCAATCCCCGACTACGCCAAGAAAGCCACCTTTGACTGGGACTTTGTGGGTATTCCCGGCGGCAATCAGGCGATGGTAACTGACATATTGGTTGTCTCCAAGACCGCCGCCGATGCCGCCGCAGCCTATGACTTCGCCAAGTGGATGACCTTCTCTCAAGAAGGGTATGCGAAGGAAGCTGCACTGGCGAAAGATGCCGGAGGGGTGCCCACCAGAATGCCTGTCTCTGTGAACGCCGAGACCATTGACCTGTATTTGTCCTTTGCCGGCGAAAAGGCGGGTCTGCGAATGGCGCTGGAAAGACTAGACAACAGCCTGATTGAAGCACTTGCCAAGATTGTCCCCGGCTATATCAATGCCCGTTGGGAAGGCAAGCCCGGTATTGATATTGGCAGCGATAAGGACGTGAACATGTGGTATATGTTTGCCAACTCCAGTGCCGGCACGTACAAGTACGAGGATTACTCAGCGAAATTAGAGGAGTTTGCCAACAAGATTCTGGATGATGCCAAGGCAGAGCTATCGAAGTAA